A genome region from Mercenaria mercenaria strain notata chromosome 11, MADL_Memer_1, whole genome shotgun sequence includes the following:
- the LOC128546644 gene encoding heat shock protein Hsp-16.1/Hsp-16.11-like has translation MSQDWNLVPTFRREFDFFDRQRDLFSEWLHRFDDDWRLMEFEDSAQRFDKELERIRDNLHVLDSDDAELSIDNPFITDPEGNRKLSLRFNCSKYNPNEIMVKTLDNRLCVHAKHEDETEHGKIHREFTREYVLPDNVDPNQLKSHLSKDGVLQIEAPAPPSVEAPKEHVIPIEQL, from the exons atgtctCAAGATTGGAATTTAGTTCCAACATTTCGAAGAGAGTTTGACTTCTTTGATCGGCAGAGAGATTTATTTTCGGAATGGCTCCATCGCTTCGATGATGACTGGCGGTTGATGGAATTTGAGGATTCCGCGCAGAGGTTTGACAAAGAGCTAGAAAGGATCAGAGACAATCTTCACGTTCTAGATAGCGATGATGCAGAGCTGAGTATTGACAACCCTTTTATCACAG ATCCAGAGGGAAACCGGAAGTTGTCACTGCGGTTCAACTGTAGCAAGTACAACCCCAACGAAATTATGGTGAAAACTTTGGACAACCGTCTCTGTGTCCATGCAAAACATGAAGACGAGACCGAACACGGGAAAATTCACAGGGAATTCACTAGAGAATACGTCCTACCAGACAACGTCGATCCAAACCAACTGAAATCGCATTTATCGAAAGATGGCGTTCTCCAGATCGAGGCTCCTGCGCCACCAAGTGTTGAAGCGCCAAAAGAGCACGTGATCCCTATTGAGCAATTATAA